The Planctomycetota bacterium genome contains a region encoding:
- the nrdR gene encoding transcriptional regulator NrdR, whose product MHCPFCDAEKDRLKVIDSRTCENGRAIRRRRQCVQCSKRFTTYERIDEAPKLSVVKNGGDKQPWDRRKIIAGIERAAFKLDIAPSEFDRIADEVEDEALRNFEREVPTEFIGNRVGDKLGRISKVAYVRFASVYKKFQTAEEFIDETRAVIDAPDLDDDPDQTHLFSEGRANPRKAKTADAGDDSAPAVDRRRTRRARRTSKPA is encoded by the coding sequence ATGCACTGTCCCTTTTGTGACGCGGAGAAAGACCGGCTGAAGGTGATCGACTCCCGCACTTGCGAGAACGGCCGTGCGATCCGTCGCCGCCGGCAGTGCGTGCAATGCTCCAAGCGGTTCACGACCTACGAGCGGATCGACGAGGCCCCGAAACTGTCCGTCGTGAAGAACGGCGGTGACAAGCAGCCTTGGGATCGCCGGAAGATCATCGCCGGGATCGAGCGTGCCGCCTTCAAACTCGACATCGCCCCTTCCGAGTTCGACCGCATCGCCGATGAAGTCGAGGACGAAGCCCTGCGAAATTTCGAGCGCGAAGTGCCGACCGAGTTCATCGGCAACCGCGTCGGCGACAAGCTCGGCCGGATCAGCAAGGTTGCTTACGTCCGCTTCGCCAGCGTGTACAAGAAGTTCCAGACGGCCGAGGAGTTCATCGACGAAACGCGCGCCGTGATCGACGCCCCGGACCTCGACGACGATCCCGACCAGACGCACCTTTTTAGCGAGGGACGGGCCAATCCGCGAAAGGCGAAGACCGCCGATGCGGGCGACGATTCGGCCCCGGCGGTGGATCGTCGGCGAACCCGCCGGGCCCGTCGTACGTCCAAGCCGGCATGA
- a CDS encoding suppressor of fused domain protein yields the protein MNDEPIDPNSDEPTPRKQPLEDILPPEKNPDGSTVYRHEPRQRDFELAVGDHMLIEAVEKHLTDYLGESNGVFHEIVSDLVHLDLHMFPPNDERPFWYVVTTGMAERPMQTPEGVENMEFAELAVALPADWPMDKFGAGVDVPEDEQEAAYWPLKWLKFMARLPHEYETWLGAGHTVPNGDPPEPLHESTALIGSVCLPPLFVGGDGFGTVQVGDRTVHLYQLLLLHADEMQYKLDHGLDALLDRLEEAKVLPIVDPQRPSCVAGSSKPAKPWWKLW from the coding sequence ATGAACGACGAGCCCATCGACCCAAACTCCGATGAGCCGACGCCACGAAAGCAGCCGCTCGAAGACATCCTGCCGCCGGAGAAAAACCCGGACGGATCCACGGTCTACCGCCACGAGCCGCGTCAGCGGGACTTCGAACTCGCGGTGGGCGATCACATGCTCATCGAAGCCGTCGAGAAACACCTGACTGACTACTTGGGCGAGTCGAACGGCGTGTTCCACGAGATTGTCTCGGACCTGGTGCATCTGGACTTGCACATGTTCCCGCCGAACGACGAGCGGCCATTTTGGTACGTCGTGACGACCGGCATGGCGGAGCGACCGATGCAGACGCCGGAGGGCGTGGAGAACATGGAGTTCGCAGAGTTGGCCGTCGCCCTGCCGGCGGACTGGCCCATGGACAAGTTCGGGGCGGGCGTGGACGTGCCGGAGGACGAGCAGGAAGCGGCGTACTGGCCGCTGAAATGGCTGAAGTTCATGGCCCGTCTTCCGCACGAGTACGAAACCTGGCTTGGCGCGGGCCACACCGTGCCCAACGGCGATCCGCCCGAACCGTTGCACGAGAGCACCGCACTCATTGGGTCGGTCTGCCTGCCGCCCCTGTTCGTTGGTGGCGATGGCTTCGGCACCGTGCAGGTCGGCGACCGAACGGTTCATCTCTACCAACTGCTACTGCTTCACGCCGACGAGATGCAGTACAAACTCGACCACGGACTCGACGCATTGCTCGACCGGCTGGAAGAGGCGAAAGTGCTGCCGATCGTCGATCCCCAGCGTCCGAGTTGCGTCGCCGGGAGTTCCAAACCGGCCAAGCCGTGGTGGAAACTCTGGTAA
- the lexA gene encoding transcriptional repressor LexA — protein MNLTPRQLDVLSAIRNYRHIHGYAPTMQELADQLGTSKVTIFEHVGALERKGILSRDKHKARSLEICTDEKLPDENRPTKLPLLGNIAAGSPIEAVENREELDLEQLFSSRQGVFVLRVRGDSMIEDHLCDGDYVVIERRETARNGEQVVALLTSGEATLKRFYKEPGGKVRLQPANSTMEPRIVPADDCRIQGVVIGVLRSY, from the coding sequence ATGAACCTCACCCCGCGCCAGCTCGACGTTCTCTCGGCGATCCGCAACTACCGCCACATCCACGGCTACGCCCCGACCATGCAGGAGCTCGCCGACCAACTCGGTACCTCCAAGGTCACCATCTTCGAGCACGTCGGTGCCCTCGAACGCAAGGGCATTCTTTCCCGCGACAAGCACAAAGCCCGCTCGCTGGAGATCTGCACCGACGAAAAGCTCCCTGACGAGAATCGCCCGACCAAGTTGCCGCTGCTGGGCAACATCGCGGCCGGCTCGCCGATCGAGGCCGTCGAAAACCGCGAGGAGCTCGATCTCGAGCAGCTCTTCTCCAGTCGCCAGGGCGTTTTCGTGCTTCGCGTTCGCGGCGACTCGATGATCGAGGACCACCTCTGCGACGGCGACTACGTCGTGATCGAACGCCGCGAGACCGCCCGCAACGGCGAGCAGGTCGTCGCGCTGCTGACCAGCGGCGAGGCCACGCTCAAGCGGTTCTACAAGGAGCCCGGCGGCAAGGTCCGACTCCAACCCGCCAACAGCACCATGGAGCCCCGCATCGTCCCCGCTGACGATTGTCGCATTCAGGGCGTCGTGATTGGCGTCTTGCGGAGTTACTGA